The Budorcas taxicolor isolate Tak-1 chromosome 18, Takin1.1, whole genome shotgun sequence genome window below encodes:
- the CNOT1 gene encoding CCR4-NOT transcription complex subunit 1 isoform X3 — MNLDSLSLALSQISYLVDNLTKKNYRASQQEIQHIVNRHGPEADRHLLRCLFSHVDFSGDGKSSGKDFHQTQFLIQECASLITKPNFISTLSYAIDNPLHYQKSLKPAPHLFAQLSKVLKLSKVQEVIFGLALLNSSSTDLRGFAAQFIKQKLPDLLRSYIDADVSGNQEGGFQDIAIEVLHLLLSHLLFGQKGAFGVGQEQIDAFLKTLRRDFPQERCPVVLAPLLYPEKRDILMDRILPDSGGVAKTMMESSLADFMQEVGYGFCASIEECRNIIMQFGVREVTAAQVARVLGMMARTHSGLTDGIPLQSISAPGSGIWSDGKDKSDGAQAHTWNVEVLIDVLKELNPSLNFKEVTYELDHPGFQIRDSKGLHNVVYGIQRGLGMEVFPVDLIYRPWKHAEGQLSFIQHSLINPEIFCFADYPCHTVATDILKAPPEDDNREIATWKSLDLIESLLRLAEVGQYEQVKQLFSFPIKHCPDMLVLALLQINTSWHTLRHELISTLMPIFLGNHPNSAIILHYAWHGQGQSPSIRQLIMHAMAEWYMRGEQYDQAKLSRILDVAQDLKALSMLLNGTPFAFVIDLAALASRREYLKLDKWLTDKIREHGEPFIQACMTFLKRRCPSILGGLAPEKDQPKSAQLPPETLATMLACLQACAGSVSQELSETILTMVANCSNVMNKARQPPPGVMPKGRPPSASSLDAISPVQIDPLAGMASLSIGGSAAPHTQSMQGFPPNLGSAFSTPQSPAKAFPPLSTPNQTTAFSGIGGLSSQLPVGGLGTGSLTGIGTGALGLPAVNSDPFVQRKLGTSGLNQPTFQQTDLSQVWPEANQHFSKEIDDEANSYFQRIYNHPPHPTMSVDEVLEMLQRFKDSTIKREREVFNCMLRNLFEEYRFFPQYPDKELHITACLFGGIIEKGLVTYMALGLALRYVLEALRKPFGSKMYYFGIAALDRFKNRLKDYPQYCQHLASISHFMQFPHHLQEYIEYGQQSRDPPVKMQGSITTPGSIALAQAQAQAQVPAKAPLAGQVSTMVTTSTTTTVAKTVTVTRPTGVSFKKDVPPSINTTNIDTLLVATDQTERIVEPPENIQEKIAFIFNNLSQSNMTQKVEELKETVKEEFMPWVSQYLVMKRVSIEPNFHSLYSNFLDTLKNPEFNKMVLNETYRNIKVLLTSDKAAANFSDRSLLKNLGHWLGMITLAKNKPILHTDLDVKSLLLEAYVKGQQELLYVVPFVAKVLESSIRSVVFRPPNPWTMAIMNVLAELHQEHDLKLNLKFEIEVLCKNLALDINELKPGNLLKDKDRLKNLDEQLSAPKKDVKQPEELPPITTTTTSTTPATSTTCTATVPPQPQYSYHDINVYSLAGLAPHITLNPTIPLFQAHPQLKQCVRQAIERAVQELVHPVVDRSIKIAMTTCEQIVRKDFALDSEESRMRIAAHHMMRNLTAGMAMITCREPLLMSISTNLKNSFASALRTASPQQREMMDQAAAQLAQDNCELACCFIQKTAVEKAGPEMDKRLATEFELRKHARQEGRRYCDPVVLTYQAERMPEQIRLKVGGVDPKQLAVYEEFARNVPGFLPTNDLSQPTGFLAQPMKQAWATDDVAQIYDKCITELEQHLHAIPPTLAMNPQAQALRSLLEVVVLSRNSRDAIAALGLLQKAVEGLLDATSGADADLLLRYRECHLLVLKALQDGRAYGSPWCNKQITRCLIECRDEYKYNVEAVELLIRNHLVNMQQYDLHLAQSMENGLNYMAVAFAMQLVKILLVDERSVAHVTEADLFHTIETLMRINAHSRGNAPEGLPQLMEVVRSNYEAMIDRAHGGPNFMMHSGISQASEYDDPPGLREKAEYLLREWVNLYHSAAAGRDSTKAFSAFVGQVELLERKMHQQGILKTDDLITRFFRLCTEMCVEISYRAQAEQQHNPAANPTMIRAKCYHNLDAFVRLIALLVKHSGEATNTVTKINLLNKVLGIVVGVLLQDHDVRQSEFQQLPYHRIFIMLLLELNAPEHVLETINFQTLTAFCNTFHILRPTKAPGFVYAWLELISHRIFIARMLAHTPQQKGWPMYAQLLIDLFKYLAPFLRNVELTKPMQILYKGTLRVLLVLLHDFPEFLCDYHYGFCDVIPPNCIQLRNLILSAFPRNMRLPDPFTPNLKVDMLSEINIAPRILTNFTGVMPPQFKKDLDSYLKTRSPVTFLSDLRSNLQVSNEPGNRYNLQLINALVLYVGTQAIAHIHNKGSTPSMSTITHSAHMDIFQNLAVDLDTEGRYLFLNAIANQLRYPNSHTHYFSCTMLYLFAEANTEAIQEQITRVLLERLIVNRPHPWGLLITFIELIKNPAFKFWNHEFVHCAPEIEKLFQSVAQCCMGQKQAQQVMEGTGAS, encoded by the exons ATTTTCCCCAGGAACGCTGTCCCGTGGTGCTTGCACCACTTTTATACCCTGAAAAACGGGACATTCTAATGGACAGAATCCTGCCTGATTCCGGAGGGGTAGCTAAAACCATGATGGAGAGCTCTTTGGCTGATTTTATGCAAGAAGTGGGCTATGGCTTTTGTGCAAG TATTGAAGAATGTCGCAATATAATCATGCAGTTTGGTGTTCGGGAGGTCACAGCTGCCCAGGTTGCAAGAGTTTTAGGAATGATGGCTCGAACTCATTCAGGATTAACAGACGGAATTCCATTACAG AGTATCTCTGCTCCTGGCAGCGGAATCTGGAGTGATGGAAAAGATAAAAGTGATggagcacaggcacacacatggaATGTAGAAGTCTTGATCGATGTTCTCAAAGAACTG aacCCGAGTTTGAATTTCAAGGAAGTAACTTATGAACTGGACCATCCTGGGTTTCAAATTCGTGACAGTAAAGGACTTCATAATGTAGTCTATGGCATTCAAAGGGGTCTGGGTATGGAAGTGTTCCCTGTAGATCTCATATACAGACCTTGGAAACATGCAGAAGGCCAG ctCTCCTTCATTCAGCATTCCCTTATAAATCCAGAGATCTTCTGTTTTGCCGACTATCCCTGTCATACTGTTGCCACTGATATTCTGAAAGCACCACCAGAGGATGACAATCGAGAAATTGCCACATG GAAGAGCTTGGATTTGATTGAATCTCTGCTAAGGCTTGCAGAGGTAGGGCAATATGAGCAAGTCAAACAGCTCTTCAGCTTCCCTATCAAACACTGTCCAGACATGCTGGTATTGGCCTTATTACAAATCAACACCTCCTGGCACACCTTACGCCATGAACTCATCTCCACTCTGATGCCAATTTTCCTTGGAAACCACCCTAACTCAGCTATAATTTTGCACTATGCATGGCATGGACAG ggaCAGTCTCCCTCAATCCGCCAACTTATCATGCATGCAATGGCAGAATGGTACATGCGAGGGGAGCAGTATGACCAGGCCAAATTGTCTCGAATACTTGATGTGGCCCAGGACTTGAAG gcTTTGTCAATGCTGCTAAATGGTACTCCATTTGCCTTTGTTATTGACCTTGCTGCACTTGCTTCACGTCGTGAATACCTCAAACTTGACAAGTGGCTCACAGATAAAATTCGAGAGCATGGA GAGCCTTTTATCCAGGCTTGTATGACTTTTTTAAAGAGACGGTGTCCTTCTATTTTGGGTGGACTTGCCCCAGAGAAAGATCAGCCCAAAAGTGCTCAACTTCCTCCAGAAACCCTGGCGACAATGTTGGCCTGTTTACAAGCTTGTGCAGG GAGTGTTTCTCAGGAGTTATCAGAAACCATCCTCACCATGGTGGCCAACTGCAGTAACGTTATGAACAAGGCCAGGCAACCACCACCGGGAGTTATGCCAAAAGGACGCCCTCCTAGTGCTAGCAGCTTGGACGCCATTTCTCCCGTTCAG aTTGACCCTCTTGCTGGAATGGCATCTCTTAGTATAGGTGGTTCAGCTGCCCCTCACACCCAGAGTATGCAGGGCTTTCCTCCAAATTTGGGTTCTGCATTCAGTACCCCACAGTCACCAGCAAAAGCATTTCCACCCCTTTCAACCCCAAATCAGACAACTGCATTCAGTGGTATTGGAGGACTTTCATCACAGCTTCCAG TAGGTGGTCTTGGCACAGGCAGCCTGACTGGTATAGGAACTGGGGCTCTTGGACTCCCTGCAGTGAATAGCGATCCTTTTGTACAGAGGAAACTGGGCACCTCTGGACTGAACCAGCCTACATTCCAGCAGA CCGACTTGTCTCAGGTGTGGCCAGAGGCAAATCAGCACTTTAGTAAAGAGATAGATGATGAAGCAAACAGCTATTTCCAGAGAATATATAATCACCCACCACATCCAACCATGTCTGTTGATGAG gtaTTAGAAATGCTACAGAGATTTAAAGATTCTACCATAAAGAGGGAACGAGAAGTATTTAACTGTATGCTAAGGAACTTGTTCGAAGAATATCGGTTCTTCCCCCAATATCCTGATAAAGAGTTACATATAACAGCTTGCCTGTTTGGTGGGATAATCGAAAAAGGACTGGTCACTTACATGGCATTAGGTTTGGCCCTACGATACGTTCTTGAAGCCTTACGCAAGCCTTTTGGATccaaaatgtattattttggGATTGCTGCACTAGATAGATTTAAAAATAG ATTGAAGGACTATCCCCAGTATTGTCAGCACTTGGCTTCGATCAGTCACTTTATGCAATTTCCACATCATTTACAGGAG TATATTGAGTATGGACAGCAATCTAGAGATCCTCCTGTGAAAATGCAGGGCTCTATCACAACCCCTGGAAGTATTGCACTGGCTcaagcccaggcccaggcccaggttCCAGCAAAAGCTCCCCTTGCTGGCCAGGTTAGCACTATGGTAACCACCTCAACAACCACCACTGTTGCTAAAACGGTTACAGTCACCAGGCCAACTGGAGTCAGCTTTAAGAAAGATGTGCCA cctTCTATTAATACAACAAATATAGATACATTGCTTGTGGCCACAGATCAAACTGAGAGAATCGTAGAGCCCCCAgaaaatatccaggagaaaaTTGCTTTTATCTTCAACAACCTCTCCCAGTCAAATATGACACAAAAG GTTGAAGAACTAAAAGAAACTGTGAAGGAAGAATTTATGCCTTGGGTTTCACAATACCTGGTTATGAAGAGAGTCAGTATTGAGCCAAACTTTCACAGCCTGTATTCTAACTTCCTTGACACGCTGAAAAATCCTGAATTTAATAAGATGGTTCTGAATGAGACCTATAGAAACATCAAA GTACTCCTGACCTCTGATAAAGCTGCAGCCAATTTCTCCGATCGGTCTTTGCTGAAGAACTTGGGACATTGGCTAGGAATGATTACACTAGCTAAAAATAAACCAATCTTACACACT gaCTTGGATGTAAAATCTTTGCTGCTAGAGGCTTATGTTAAAGGACAGCAAGAGTTGCTCTATGTAGTGCCCTTTGTTGCCAAAGTCTTAGAATCTAGCATTCGTAGTGTG GTTTTTAGGCCACCCAACCCCTGGACAATGGCTATTATGAATGTATTAGCTGAGCTACATCAGGAACATGACTTAAAG TTAAACTTGAAGTTTGAAATTGAGGTCCTCTGTAAGAATCTTGCATTAGACATCAATGAGCTAAAACCTGGAAACCTCCTAAAGGATAAAGATCGCCTGAAGAACTTAGATGAGCAACTCTCTGCTCCAAAGAAAGATGTCAAGCAGCCAGAGGAGCTCCCTCCTATCACAACCACAA CAACTTCTACAACACCAGCTACCAGCACCACCTGTACAGCCACCGTTCCACCTCAGCCACAGTACAGTTACCATGACATCAATGTCTATTCTCTCGCAGGCCTGGCACCACACATTACTCTAAACCCAACA ATTCCCTTGTTTCAGGCTCATCCACAGCTGAAGCAGTGTGTGCGCCAAGCAATCGAACGGGCCGTCCAGGAGCTGGTCCATCCGGTGGTGGATCGATCAATTAAGATTGCCATGACTACTTGTGAGCAAATAGTCAGGAAGGATTTTGCTCTGGATTCTGAGGAATCTCGAATGCGAATAGCAGCTCATCACATGATGCGGAACTTGACAGCTGGAATGGCCATGATTACTTGCAGGGAACCTTTACTCATGAGCATATCAACCAACCTGAAAAACAGTTTTGCCTCAGCCCTTCGT ACTGCAAGCCCACAACAAAGGGAAATGATGGATCAGGCAGCTGCTCAGTTAGCTCAGGACAATTGTGAATTAGCTTGCTGTTTTATTCAGAAGACTGCAGTAGAAAAAGCAGGCCCTGAGATGGACAAGAGATTAGCAACT gAATTTGAGCTGAGAAAACATGCTAGGCAAGAAGGGCGAAGGTATTGTGATCCTGTTGTGTTAACATACCAAGCTGAGCGGATGCCAGAGCAAATCAGGCTGAAA GTTGGTGGTGTGGACCCAAAGCAGCTGGCTGTTTATGAAGAGTTTGCACGCAATGTGCCTGGCTTCTTGCCCACAAATGATTTAAGTCAGCCCACAGGATTTTTAGCCCAGCCCATGAAG CAAGCTTGGGCAACAGATGATGTAGCTCAGATTTATGATAAGTGTATTACAGAACTGGAGCAGCATCTTCATGCTATCCCGCCAACTTTGGCCATGAACCCCCAAGCTCAGGCCCTCAGAAGTCTTCTGGAGGTTGTAGTATTATCACGGAACTCTCGAGATGCCATTGCTGCTCTTGGATTGCTCCAGAAG gCTGTAGAGGGCTTACTGGATGCCACCAGTGGTGCTGATGCTGACCTCCTTCTTCGCTACAGAGAGTGTCACCTCTTGGTCTTGAAAGCTCTTCAAGATGGCCGGGCATATGGGTCTCCATGGTGTAACAAACAGATCACAAG GTGCCTAATTGAGTGTCGGGATGAATACAAATATAATGTGGAGGCAGTGGAGTTGCTAATTCGCAATCATTTGGTCAATATGCAACAGTATGATCTTCACCTCGCTCAG TCAATGGAGAATGGTTTAAACTACATGGCTGTGGCATTTGCTATGCAATTGGTAAAAATACTGCTGGTGGATGAAAGGAGTGTTGCCCACGTTACTGAGGCAGATCTGTTCCACACCATTGAAACCCTCATGAGGATTAATGCTCACTCCAGAGGCAATGCTCCTGAAGG ATTGCCCCAACTGATGGAAGTAGTGCGATCCAACTATGAAGCAATGATTGATCGTGCTCATGGAGGCCCTAACTTTATGATGCATTCTGGGATCTCTCAAGCCTCAGAGTATGATGATCCTCCAGGCCTGAGGGAGAAGGCAGAGTATCTTCTGAGGGAATGGGTGAATCTCTACCATTCAGCAGCAGCTGGTCGTGACAGTACCAAAGCTTTCTCTGCGTTTGTTGGACAGGTAGAGCTTTTGGAAAGAAAG ATGCACCAGCAAGGAATCCTGAAGACTGATGACCTCATAACAAGGTTCTTTCGTCTGTGTACTGAAATGTGTGTTGAAATCAGTTACCGTGCTCAGGCAGAGCAGCAGCACAATCCTGCTGCTAATCCCACCATGATCCGAGCCAAGTGCTATCACAACCTGGATGCCTTTGTCCGACTCATTGCACTGCTAGTAAAGCACTCAGGGGAGGCCACCAACACTGTCACAAAGATTAATCTGCTGAATAAG GTCCTCGGTATAGTAGTGGGCGTTCTCCTGCAGGATCATGATGTTCGGCAAAGTGAATTTCAGCAACTTCCCTACCATCGAATTTTTATCATGCTGCTCTTGGAACTCAATGCACCTGAGCATGTGTTGGAAACCATTAATTTCCAGACACTTACAGCTTTCTG CAACACATTCCACATTTTGAGGCCTACCAAAGCTCCTGGCTTTGTGTATGCTTGGCTTGAACTGATCTCCCATCGGATATTTATTGCAAGAATGCTGGCACACACGCCACAGCAGAAG ggATGGCCTATGTATGCACAGTTACTGAttgatttattcaaatatttagcGCCTTTCCTTAGAAATGTGGAACTCACCAAACCTATGCAAATCCTCTACAAG GGCACTTTAAGGGTGCTGCTAGTTCTTTTGCATGATTTTCCCGAGTTCCTTTGTGATTACCATTATGGATTCTGTGACGTGATCCCACCTAATTGTATCCAGCTAAGAAATCTGATCCTGAGTGCCTTCCCAAGAAACATGAGGCTCCCAGACCCTTTCACTCCTAATCTGAAG GTGGATATGTTGAGTGAAATTAACATCGCTCCCCGGATTCTCACCAATTTTACTGGAGTGATGCCACCTCAGTTCAAAAAGGATTTGGATTCCTATCTTAAAACTCGATCACCCGTCACTTTCCTGTCTGATCTGCGCAGCAACCTACAG GTATCCAATGAGCCTGGTAATCGCTACAACCTCCAGCTCATTAATGCACTGGTGCTCTATGTAGGGACTCAGGCCATTGCACACATCCACAACAAGGGCAGCACACCTTCGATGAGCACCATCACGCACTCAGCTCACATGGACATCTTCCAGAACCTGGCTGTGGATTTGGACACTGAAG GTCGGTATCTCTTCTTGAATGCAATTGCAAATCAGCTGCGGTACCCAAATAGCCACACTCACTACTTCAGCTGTACCATGCTGTACCTTTTTGCAGAGGCCAACACTGAAGCTATTCAAGAACAGATCACAAG GGTTCTTTTGGAACGGTTGATTGTAAATAGGCCACATCCTTGGGGTCTTCTTATTACCTTCATTGAGCTGATTAAAAATCCAGCATTTAAATTCTGGAACCATGAATTTGTACACTGTGCCCCAGAAATTGAAAA GTTATTCCAGTCCGTCGCACAGTGCTGCATGGGACAAAAGCAGGCTCAGCAAGTAATGGAAGGGACAGGTGCCAGTTAG